The Candidatus Dependentiae bacterium DNA segment AAGATCAATCAAAAAAAGAGTTATTGGAACAAGAAATTATCAAGCTTTTAGAAACACTTCCGCTCTCTGATAGCACTATTTCAGCTCAACTTTCTGATATGTTATCAACAAAATCCAACACGGCGTTATTAAAATTACAGCTACTATCTTTTTCTTCTTCCATAAAATACATCGGTGATGTTCCATTTATTCAGCTCAAAGAGAACCCATTTGTTGTTATTATGTCGATACTATATCTTTCTTGCTCTTTAATTTCTTTTGTCCCCCTTTTTATACTTGGCGTTGAAAAAAATCCTCTTTTTCTTTTAGGAATGCTGGTCGCAGTAGCTGCATTAGTTCATTGCATTATGATTATTAATGAAAATTCTTTACCAGACAAGAACACAACAAATTTTGACTCAATAACCCATCGTTTCTCGATAGAACCTGGCGATGGTATTTCAGTTTCGTTTGAAGTTGTGGGAGAAAAACCTGCACCACAAGCTGATCCTCAAACAGAGGGCCTTGCATCATGAATCATATCAAATCGTTACTCTTGGCTCTTTTCTGCACAATTCAACTAAGCGCTACACCAACTGAGGTTGTCATCCCTATCTCGGCAAACGCAACCGTTGCCGATTTATTCACCTACGCTGGCGCAGATGGCAAAAAACATATTAAAATTCCTCAAGCGCCACACTTTCAGACTCCTGGACACACAGAGACACTCTACCCCGCAATGTATAACCAATACCTTACACTTGGTTCGTTTTTGCGATTTACCAAACGAGCATCAAGCCTTTTTAGAACCGCTGAAGACATAATTGAATTTCAAACAAAACTAAACAATTTTTTTGAATTAATACGTAAAATTGATTTAGAAAAAAGAACTCCCGACATGTTTGTAACAATAACCAAGCCAAAAAAATTGTTTCGTGATGAGCTTTGTCAAGAATTATCACAAAGAACCTTACACAACCTTTTCTATGACACAGCTAAAAACCATCTGAATGGAATCGATCAAGATCAATCAAAAAAAGAGTTATTGGAACAAGAAATTATCAAACTCTTAGAATCGCTTCCGCTCTCTGATAGCACTGTTTTAGCTCAACTTTCTGATATTTTATCAACCAAATCCAACACGGCGTTATTAAAAATACTGCTACTATCTTTTTCTTCTTCCATAAAATACATCGGTGATGTTCCATTTATTCAGCTCAAAAATAACCTATTTGTTATTCTTATGTCGATACCATATATGTCTTGCTCTTTAATTTCTCTTTTCCCCCTTTTTATACTTGGCGTTGATAGGAATCCTCTTTTTCTTTTAGGAATGCTGATCGCAGTAGCTGGATTAGTTCATAGCATTATGATTATTAATGAAAATTGTTCACCAGACAAGAACACAACAAATTCTAACTCAATAACCCATCGTTTCTCGCCTGAACCTGGCGATGGCATTTCAGTTTCGTTTGAAGTTGTGGCAGAAAAACCTGTACCACAAGCTGATACCGCAACAGAAAGGCTTACATCATGAACCATATCAAATCACTACTTTTAATTTTTTTATGTGCCGTCCAACTAAACGCAGCTCCAACCGAAGTTATAATTCCAATAACTGAAAATTCAACCGTTGCCGATTTATTTACCTACGTTGGCACAGATGGAGAAAAACATATTTCTTTTCCATTGTCCCCACATTTTTTCCACAAATCAATTGAAATTCGCAATTATTTTGCGATGTACGGAAAGTATCTCACCCTTGGAGCTTTTCTCAGATTCATAAAACGAGGACATCTCTTATTTTCTCAGAACGAAGATCAAACAAATTTTAAAATAAAGTTTTACTCTCTCATCGACGCTAAAAAAGAGTTACAAAAAATTGAAGATCCTAAATTTTTAAGCAAAAAATTTATTAAAGATAAAGACATACCTTCTGAACTTTCCCAAATTATAGACAAAACAACTCTTGCTACCTTAAACGAAACCGTAATCTTGCAAAACAATCATGATATCTTGCAAAACAATCATGATATTGAATTCTATAAAAAAGAAATCCAAAAAAATGAACGCGTAATCATTTCTCTTTTAGAAAAGCTACCCCTTAACGAGCAAGCCATACAAATTGAACTCTCTAATATTTTATCTACAAAATCAAACTCTTACTTATTGTCAAAAATCTTCTTTCCTTTTGCATCTAAAATAAAATGGGCAGAAGACAACCCAATAATTCACACTGTTGAACCAAATCAATATGTCTTGCTTGCACTGCTTTCTTTTATATGTTCTTCACTCTCTTTTCTCGCAGGCATTATAAATAAATGGAATCGTACATCTTTAACTTTTATTACAATAGCCGCCTACAGCCTTGTCGTGATAATTTCACGTTTGATCCTAGATAAAACAAATCCTTTATTTGAACGAATAAAGTTCTTTTCGCCTGAGCCAGATGATGGAATTTCAGTTTCGTTTGAAGTTGTGGCAGAAAAACCTGTACCACAAGCTGATACCGCAACAGAAAGGCTTACATCATGAACCATATCAAATCGCTACTTTTAATTTTTTTATGTGCCGTCCAACTAAACGCAGCTCCAACCGAAGTTATAATTCCAATAACTGAAAATTCAACTGTTGCCGATTTATTTACCTACGTTGGCGCAGATGGCAAAAAACATATTTCATTTCCGCTGTCTCCGCACTTTAAATCTTATTGGCCAAAAGAATATCCTGCTTTTTACAAAAAAGGTTTAACCTTGCAATCTTTTTTACAATTTATAAGTCAAGGCCACACTCTTTTTGAAGATCCATATGAACAGCAAGCCTTTTACGCGGCGATAAAAGCCGTAATTCCACTCCTTAAAATAAGTGATTTTAAACGAATAAATAATTTATCAACGCTTCATGAAACACAAAAAAAAAATACTCGCCGAAGAAAAAATAATTATAGACCTCTTGGAATCGTTAAAATTATCCGACGATGAGATTCGTGAAAAATTAACCACTATTCTTTCGTCTCAGCCAAGCTTTACATTGTCACGCTTTTTAGAATCATTTTTTCAACCATTTCGTTCAAAAATTTCTGATGACAAAATAACGATAAGAAGCGGATTTATCTATCCAGCAGGGTCTTTAGCAGGTTTTTTAATAAGCTTTTTTTTATTCGCTGTTCTTCTGGAACCAGCACACCACATGCATCTATTACTAGGTCAAAGGATCTTTTTTATCGTGGGTTGTTCATTAGGATTTCTTTGTATCTACTCCCTGCTGACAAACATCGCAAATGTTGTTACAGCTACAATGTCGCCGGAATCATTGCATTTTTACTCACCAGAGCCAGATGGCGGCATTGAAGTAATTTTTGAACTTCTACCAGAAAAAAAGTAGTCAATTGCCAAAAACATAGCCGTTGAAAACAAACTTGCGCTTGAAGCATCAATAAAAAATATTAATTGCTTTTCTTTTGAATAAGAAAAAATATACTAAAGCTGAATTGTGCATCGCGCACAACAATCAAACAAAAAACAGTTTGTCTCTCAAAAAAATGCTAGGGGGAACTATGAAAGTCACATTCACCTTTCAAGGTCTTGACCACACAAAAGCAATCGAAGATCATATCGAAAAGAAATTACAGAAACTAGATGAATACATTTCATCTGAAGTTTCGCCACGAAACGTTTTGGTCCATGTAAAAAAAGATGCTCAAACAAAAATTGAACTCAATTTACGAACAAAAAACTATCATCTTGATTCGCATGCAACCAACTACGATTTGTACCTTGCGGCAGACGATGCGGTTGCAAAAATAATTACACTCGTCAAAAAACAAAAAGAAAAAAATCTAACAGCGCGACACACAGGTGTCGACAAACGCTCATATGATCAGTTTTTCACGGAGCCAGAAGACGAAGCAGTATAATACATTTGCATCAAACTGAAGAAAAAAGGCATATGTTTTTTATATGCCTTTTTTCTTTAAAAACTTCACCCAAAACCAATACTAT contains these protein-coding regions:
- the raiA gene encoding ribosome-associated translation inhibitor RaiA, whose translation is MNKKKYTKAELCIAHNNQTKNSLSLKKMLGGTMKVTFTFQGLDHTKAIEDHIEKKLQKLDEYISSEVSPRNVLVHVKKDAQTKIELNLRTKNYHLDSHATNYDLYLAADDAVAKIITLVKKQKEKNLTARHTGVDKRSYDQFFTEPEDEAV